The DNA segment AAAGACACACCAAAGCCAGAACGACTTGGAGCTTCctattctttaatattctaCCTATGTACAACCCTTAACACGCTTTCTCTCGAACCTCGTAAATGCTAAAGCGACCCACAGCCTCAATAAATGTACAAACATCCTCGACTTCGGCGTCTCCTATGTATCTATGCACACATCTGAAAGCGGCCTATACACGATATTTAATTGTCATCACAAATATACCTTAAAACACTAACATGAACAATAATGAGAGAATTTGTAACATgacgataatttattttatttattgagaatTAATGATGGTATTAATTGTactaataaaatcatatatagGCCACTTTATGCCGTCCACCGCGTGAATCGCGATTAACAAAATAGGAGAATTATAAGCTGTTCTTGATTCTCAGAAGCGCCAACGTGGACATGACAGTATTAGTCAAAAATTcacagaatttttatattagtgtATTAGGGCGCTGATCCAAAGATCAGTCTTTGGACCGACGGCAATCGAAAATTGATGGATCAGAGAACATTTCCTTCGTTCACAATGGACACGAACGACCGAATGACAAATCATTCGTTTCCACTGTTCTCGCCTCACCCTTATGTCTGAGGCTGGTGAGTAGGACTGTGCTGTTGCGACCACGTTGGCGGCGACGACTGATTGAAGTTGACCGATATCGTGACCGGATGTAGGACAGTGTCAGGTCCAGTGTCCGGAATGAAGCTCAGATAGGGTCTGATTAAAGACGCTTCAACTGTCAGCGGTACGTAAAAGGAGCCGGCATCATGCAGAGCGAAGATTGGCACCCCATGAGACGATAAGGACGGTGGCTTATCCAGCCCGTTGCCGTTTGACACTGGTGGCGAGCACGATTTCACCCTCTCCGCCGAAAACCTTTGCTTGATCGAGCTCTTGAACTTGTAATTAGTCGGTCGGTCCCGACAGGAGATAGTTCCAGCCCCGGGCGGTGTGCTGTGTGAGTGGGTGCTGTGGTTGCTGTCATCACTTACGATCGTCGGCGGCGGCACGATTGCCGGTCGCAGCAGCGGACGCTCCGGATCGCCAAACGAGCTCACGCCCGAGCTCGAACCATGGTCCGAATGGCCACCGTTGGGCTGGCATATCGTCGGAATACTCGTGTGCGAGTAACCGGCGCCGTTCATCGTGCCATTCATCACTGGCAGCTCGGGATGCGGGAAGCCTAATCGATCACCTGGAAGAAATTTGAGTATGATTAATCACTAGAACTCCTTTTAGAGTAATATTAGGAACATTAAAATCTCCTTGGCGAATAACTAAGACTCTACCAatcatattttgaaaattaaatatcaagagATATAGACACTAAAACCAACAATGTATTACAtctataaaaagttttaacgtATTAGTAATAAGTTTGAGTgtcttacataattattttgatgatctagcaaaattattttcatgtctacatatatataaatttttatagatactttagcaaaactattttttccATATATTTTTCGTTCTCAACAGGGTTTAgcaagttaatattttttttaactcaagTTAATgttaatagtttataaaattaataatttaataaataatatgtaaaattaaagttgtataaataaaaactaattcaattaaagttaaaattgcattaagattaaattacttaagttaaattaaaagttaacattgtggaaacatttatttatattaaattaaaatgtaaatgtgcAATATAACTAATAACAACTATCGTTGCAAAGTATACTGTTTTCATAACAAAAGCTTATTTTCATAGAGAGGTTTATAATCTTTCGGAAGCCGAATAATACGTACTGGTGGCTACGATTTTGTCGCAATGCTGCTGCAAATGGTTGATGAGCTGTACGCAGAGGGAATCCCTCGCGAAAAAGCCCTCGACCTCGATAAGGAAATGCATGGTTTCGCTCAGGCACTCCTGAAATCCCAGCTTGTAATGCTCCGCCGCGGTGGAGGCCACGGTCGAATGAGACACGCTGTCCACACTGTCCTCGGGATGCGTGTGTACCGGCGTCACGGGCGAATGCTTGGTATCTAAGTACGAAAGAACATTATCAATTGTGATAAGCAATATCACGAATATGACTTGTCGTTTTAAGGAGAGTCAACAAAAGAACACACGTTTCTCTTATTCACGGTCTGCTCACGGAGCGACACTACTGACtgctgttattaatttttatagtttttgccgctataatgtaataaaaataacaatgtgTTACACTGACAAAAAAACTAGTTGCAATCACCATGATTTAAGTATAGTGTAGTATgattatcatataatttataatcagttTTGGTGTCgatcatatttaaaacatatggAGCATTACACATTGTATGTCattattattagcattatAGCAGTGATAAAAATGGAGCTCCTAaacttgattattttaatgctCAATTACAATCACAAATACTCTTCTCTCTATGCCAACTCACGGAAATACAATGTCGTGTACAATGTTGCGTAATATATTTTCGCtctcgaaataattttgtttgggaGAATCAACGAACGGATCGATTAAAGCTCACCTTGCCGGAGGCCTTGAAGATGCTTCATGTGGCGGATCGCCATCTCGATGATCTCCGTTTTCTCAACTCTGCCCCGACCCTTTTTCAAGTATTCTGCCGGTATGAGTCTACTGAGATCAGCCAGGCAATTATTCATGCGGTCTCTCCTGCGCTTCTCGATGATCCTGTGTGACATTGGATCTTGCTGCAACAAAAAACAAATGCGACCCAATTATCTAATTGAAtagtaataacatataataataactaaaatattttaaaactgtgtcgtgtacaattaatataatattaaatataaataaatcaatttgatCTTTTTAAACTCGCAATTTTTTCTCTATAGTTTTCAAACTgtcgaataattttttcttttataatgttatgctcttttacattttttgtactCCGATTAAATTCTAACAAGATTcttttatttcgtaatataGATCTAAGCAAttctcttttataattaatccaAAATTCAAACAGATAACTAACGGTGATCGTAATTCGCGAttaatggaaattaaatattttgaggtCATTCCAAAAGTGATCTCGAACAAAGCGGAATAACGCCATGATCTCGGAGACGAAAGGTCGAAGAGTCGattgttaaatgttttaagaGATAGAcgcattataattaaatttcgcaataaagaattaatctCATACGGAATATAATCGgatattaattcttaaataataattttaaaaaaatatataaatatatacaactgcgaaaaagttaaaaaaatgtatgtaaaatcacatcaaaaatattatttacacccTAAGATGTTGTTATGACCATTGTCGGtctcttccctctctcttttctcaatttaattgttacaCACATCGCGGTTTCTAAGCccatttaatgttttaaatactaCAAAGTGTTTTGAGAAATAATAACTACATATAcgaagtatttttattttaagattcaCGTAAGACAATAcacattgatttttttttatttcgcagTAGTAACAATCGAGAATATGGTCAGACATGAGACGCTCGGTTTATTGTATGCGCTTTAAACCCAAATGAATCTCTCGCTAATTAAAACGAGAAACATTTAAAGTATCAAGCTTCGTaaacagataaattttttgcgaGGATTTGTTGTCCCAATTAAAATTGTAgtccaaaaataaaatgtgattaCTCGCGTGACGAACAATCTTTATTGACCACTCACCGAGCATCTCGAAGCAACGGAGCATTCGTCGCGTacgagaaaaagaaggagagagcgagagagagagagagagatcgtaaTTACGCTATCGCGCGCGAAATAAAACACGTTATCGTCTTTAAAGGTCACGTTGCAATCCGCCGCTGGAGCGCAATTATCTGTACGTGCCGCGTGTCACGATCTCGAGGCACGTATCGCGGTTAGTTAGGTAACCGCTTAAATTCGCCGAAATGTTCGTCTATCGCGCGAATATGCGGAAAGATAACGTCGGGCGATCGGGCACAAAGCCGACGTGATGTAATGGAAAAATTTCGCGTACGGCGATGAAATTGCGCGCGGCGATGAACAGTTTCGCGAATGCGGTCTCGATTCTCAAGATTACGCTGGACGGCTAAAAGATTAGGCGAACCGAGCGCCGGAACGTCACGAGTGAATAAACACTCGCGGCCCCAGAAACCGGATCTTTCGGCACGGCGAACGAAACCCTCGggtaatttgcaatttatttcacaGTCTCGCGGGACACTCGAACTTCCACGCTTCGGctgtttattttgaaaacaatGCAGGGTAatctttctgaaaaaaaaaaaaaaaaaaaaatttttttttttttcactttttaattactatcCGCCATGCGCGCCAAGTCACAGTCGGATCTTATGTAACTACACTCTTGCCTCGTCAAGCTCGAGTCCCCCGCTTTGAAAACAAACAACATGCCTTACTCCACCAGATAATCGTAGTTTGCTCTCTTTCGAGATAATCAATGCGACGCGAACCACAAACATTTTTGCACAAACCGTCGCGCGTCGGTCCGAATAGTTTCAAACGAATTTTTTCCAGGGTAACGTTACGATCCACCCCACAATTTCGTTTAAAATAGTAAACGGACAAAAAAGTGACGTGACACAATAATCGACGTTCGTGCTCGAGCTTTACGAGCGCGCGGCATTCGAATTTTAACAATGTGTCATGTTACCCCCCCGTTCACCGGCTAACGCGGCACTTTTGCATGGAATTCATTCGTGATGTGAAATTACGCAAGGGATTGGCGCGCAAATTGTCGCGTTCTGTCGCGGAAACGGAAACACGGAAAATAAAGCGAAAAGACCCGAAAGATCAAAATAGAAGGCTAAAATAGCAGCTTTTCAGAATTATGTGCGAGATATTCCAAGTCGACCTTGGCCGACTTTCGAAGCTAATTTCTTTCCGAGCGAAAGATTTAATTAGACGCTTTTAAAAAGTCACGCACTTAAATAACCGATAGAGTGAATTCATTTGCGCGACTCTCGAgtgcttttattatttataagtgaTTATAAACGAGACATGCATAATTGAGTATAAAAACTAAGCAGACTTCCTTATTATAGTAACACTCgagactttaaaattaaaatgtttgattGACCTTACTGCAATCCGCTAATTCCTACAAGATTTCTAATTCGTCCGTTTTTGAACAGACATACTTGAACCCATCAGATTTCTAATTAATGCAACAAGATTAATTCATTCTTTTTCCAAAGTGAATATTAAAAGACatccttatttttaaaaatatttcgttgcgcagtatttttaattaatgaactTAGAACTTGCGTTTACGCGGGTCAGTTTGATCTAACGGATTGCAAACTTTACGAAAGAGTTAGCTCCAAGTTGGATGGGAGGCGGGCATTCCAATGTCTCATCGCGTTACTACGAGACTTGCGTATCCATTTTTTCCCGATCGGGAGAAAGAACGGGATATCGATCTCGTTCTCTCAATCGGAGAGATTGGCGGAAGCGTATTCACCTCTTTATTCAAACAACGTCTCTTCCTCGGCGGCGGTGAATGCACCGACGCGTCGACATGGCTGTTCGCCGGGTAGTACTGCATGTTCAGGATGTTATCCATACTATGCGTGACCATCCTGCCGTCGAGCGACGAGACACGGAAGGGAGAGAGATACCGTCTGCTATCTCTGAAGCTTCCTCCGCGAGGGATATTTTCAGAAATGGAAATATCGATCCGCTCGGAGGATCAATATCGCCCTTGCCGTTTTCCCTTTAAAATGTTCCCCTGTGCGCGGCGCGCACGTGTATACCATTCGACAATGAACTTCCACGTCGGTAAACCGTCCAAGTCAATTGCGCCGCCTGGACTTCACTCTCGAAAACAATTTTCCCCCGCGAAGGAAAACCTCGACACCGAATTGTATGTTTCTTCTCCGGTCAGTTCCCACAAACCGTTCGCGGTTACGTCGAGTTTCACCGGGACACTCTTAAAATTTGCAGCAACAGCTGTTACACATGCGGTCCAAGTGGATTTCACAACGGAGAATGTTCGATTATACAGCTTTGATTTGTATCCTTTGTTACTATCAATTGTGTGTTACCGCTGGTATAAcgtattgttattttcatAAGATTGATTACTCAAATTTAAAGTATAGTCCGACACGTTCGACAATAATATCACGATATATCTTTCCTCTTTCATTTAAGTGGAACAACTTTTCATTTTCGTATCATATAGTTGTATTTTCATACTCGATGTATTATCTCAAACTCAGATTTTCACTTGACACCCTCGGGGAGACGATTACTCTCTTGCCGCTCGTTATCGAGCTAGCAGTGCTCCGCGTACTCGCAAATCGCAGGCGCGCCGACGACTACGAGCCGCGGAGCGACGACACTCGCATTTCTTCGGTGCCGTCGATGGAGGGAGACgtcacgccgcgccgcgccgtgccGTGCGGCGCCGACGGCGATGAAGAGGCATCACGTGTCGGAAACGCGATGCATTACGCCCAACACGTGAGGTAACATGCGCCTCCGTCGCGCCGCGCGTCACGCCGAGGCTCTGGCTTGGTGAGCTTGGTCTCGCTCGCGTTTCCAGTTGCTCTTTTGACTACTGCGGGTCAACCCTGCAGGGGAACCACCGCCGTTATCCCGATTCCGCGGTAATTCCCAATTTTCCTTCACACTTcccttataaaaaatgtactcgGTTATCTTTCGGGCGATAGACGAGtcgataaacattttataaatatttatatggcTCATCCAGGAAACAAAATTCAAACTTTTACGATACGCAAttcgataatattaatgagtgaattaaaaaatattcttctcgaaataaattaataataattaataatattaacataattaaattatatattatatttgtgagaaaaatattttacatatataggTATAAAACACATTTCGCTCACgtcaattatttgtatattatttttatgtattcacCGTTTCACatatcacaaaaaaaagtaattttttaatttattagagcaggaaataattagttaattaatcacagatgttttatatacatttgagagaatttcttctaaaaattatattgttgcatatatgtatatcgacacacacacatacacacacacatacacacacacacacatacacagcTATATAAACACATTAATTGAATCAATTAATCTTAATCTATCTATATTCGCGTTTATAGAATTGTACATTCATTGGTTACTTGTCGTATCATCACATATTATGTATGTCTATTCAACAAAGGATcggatatattaattaatattacaagatAAATTAGAAAAGACTCGCGTAATTAAATaccgaaataaataattgaatacttaaaagaaaaaggacatttaataaattatatatttcagctTGTATCCAGAATAatatagaaagaaaataattaatattttcaaatagttacttataaatttatgtaaaatgtatgtaaagcAAACAAACATCAAAGCAAAATCGtagttatttttcttttgtaaatatataaatcaagcaaaaattaaatagcttTTATAGATACAATTCAATGTTTTTAACGTAGCTCTTATATGtgtctttatttatgtattgttACTAGCATAAATAGAGATACATAGACTGAATATAATCTAATTACAATCGTAGAAGGTTCTGAGAAAAAAGTATCCATTATAATCGTACATTTTCAATTACATTCctaatttaagtataataatttaataaataatttagtacaTTACATTCAAGAATTAAActgcttttaaaaaatagataataattaattttatagccaaattttttcttatattcaccattattaactttagaccATATACAACCAAAAAAAGAAGGCAACAAAATgatcatttgaatatttttctttacttaaaCTCCTGTGCCACTTGTGCCGGGCCTGAACAGAGGAATTCCCTTAATAAACAAAACAGTCTTCTTGTAACATTTTACTTTCACCAAATCATCTAATACAATTTCCCGCACTCCTGCCGCAAAATAAATGAATCATTCTAACCTTATCACATATGCAAAAACAACAtagtaaaatgttaattttttatcattcttgCTAATCAAAACGCCGAGTCATTTCGGTTACAAAGTCTaatgtgatataataaatgtggctaaatacacatatttgcaattgttTATCCacatgattttaataataaaataattttaattcaaaattattgcaatgtCTCTCTAAAATTAACTACCctaaaatatcaatatgatCTACCGTTATTATCGATTCTCATTTGCATCACAATTAGAAACTAAACAAGTAATAgcaaattcaaatatatacgAGTAACTAAACGAGGATCGTGCACACAAGAgaactataaataatttaaaaactgttgttatttttacgaagtaatttcttttctttcaatgTATCGTACAAACCTTGATTAACATAATCATTAATACTAATCATGTCTTATGTAAACTGTGAGATTATAATTGAGATATAATTCAATAAACTGTAACTTAATAATATCttcaattatcaaattttcacATTAAATTGCAATTCTACAAGCGCAAACATCCGCGAGACCAAGATAAGACCCGTGATACGCTGAGGCGTGTCGAGAGAACGGCGGGTAGTTATGTGCACATTGACCGACGATCGGCTCGAAACAGTGAGAAAAAGTCGAAGAGAAGAAATCCGACAacaacgacgatgacgatgacgatgacgacgacgacgacaacgacgacgacgaaggaAAAAAAGCGGCACGAGAACCGCTTTAACGGGGTCGAGTTATCGGCGTGCCGGATATAACCGGTACTCGGTGATCTCTGCGCGCACTCGGCATGAAAGCTCGCATTAT comes from the Monomorium pharaonis isolate MP-MQ-018 chromosome 9, ASM1337386v2, whole genome shotgun sequence genome and includes:
- the LOC105833853 gene encoding transcription factor cwo isoform X2, coding for MVTHSMDNILNMQYYPANSHVDASVHSPPPRKRRCLNKEQDPMSHRIIEKRRRDRMNNCLADLSRLIPAEYLKKGRGRVEKTEIIEMAIRHMKHLQGLRQDTKHSPVTPVHTHPEDSVDSVSHSTVASTAAEHYKLGFQECLSETMHFLIEVEGFFARDSLCVQLINHLQQHCDKIVATSDRLGFPHPELPVMNGTMNGAGYSHTSIPTICQPNGGHSDHGSSSGVSSFGDPERPLLRPAIVPPPTIVSDDSNHSTHSHSTPPGAGTISCRDRPTNYKFKSSIKQRFSAERVKSCSPPVSNGNGLDKPPSLSSHGVPIFALHDAGSFYVPLTVEASLIRPYLSFIPDTGPDTVLHPVTISVNFNQSSPPTWSQQHSPTHQPQT
- the LOC105833853 gene encoding transcription factor cwo isoform X1, coding for MMETQNYWEDTSAHSMQVKYESLDGRSCKDEIYRMGIGAGYCETNLNFATASEDDEVYTKKKVSRQDPMSHRIIEKRRRDRMNNCLADLSRLIPAEYLKKGRGRVEKTEIIEMAIRHMKHLQGLRQDTKHSPVTPVHTHPEDSVDSVSHSTVASTAAEHYKLGFQECLSETMHFLIEVEGFFARDSLCVQLINHLQQHCDKIVATSDRLGFPHPELPVMNGTMNGAGYSHTSIPTICQPNGGHSDHGSSSGVSSFGDPERPLLRPAIVPPPTIVSDDSNHSTHSHSTPPGAGTISCRDRPTNYKFKSSIKQRFSAERVKSCSPPVSNGNGLDKPPSLSSHGVPIFALHDAGSFYVPLTVEASLIRPYLSFIPDTGPDTVLHPVTISVNFNQSSPPTWSQQHSPTHQPQT